From Methylobacterium radiodurans, a single genomic window includes:
- the thiC gene encoding phosphomethylpyrimidine synthase ThiC — MNAPVLPKDVKGSPESVTTGPVHGSRKVYAPVAGRDDIRVPFREIALTDPKEAPVRVYDPSGPYTETDARIDLAAGLPQVREPWIAARGYATAEARAVKPEDNGFTSADKLVAPCPAERTLRKAAPGQMVTQYEFARAGIVTEEMIYVAHRENLCREQMLERAEAALADGESFGAAVPAFITPEFVRDEIARGRAIIPANINHTELEPMAIGRNFLVKINANIGNSAVTSSAAEEVEKLVWSIRWGADTVMDLSTGRNIHNIRSWIVRNSPVPIGTVPIYQALEKVGGDPLKLDWEVFKDTLIEQAEQGVDYFTIHAGVRLAHVPLTARRVTGIVSRGGSIMARWCLAGHRESFLYERFDEICDIMRAYDVSFSLGDGLRPGSIADANDAAQFAELETLGELTKIAWDKGCQVMIEGPGHVPMHKIKVNMEKQLRECGEAPFYTLGPLTTDIAPGYDHITSGIGAAMIGWFGTAMLCYVTPKEHLGLPNRDDVKTGVITYKIAAHAADLAKGHPAAQLRDDALSRARFDFRWEDQFNLSLDPDTARSYHDETLPKDAHKVAHFCSMCGPKFCSMKITQDLRAEVLAMEEAGAVIHTAPVMSEAQREAGMKAKSEEFLAEGGKLYVDAAE, encoded by the coding sequence ATGAACGCACCCGTCCTGCCCAAAGACGTGAAGGGCTCGCCCGAGAGCGTCACCACCGGCCCGGTCCACGGCTCGCGCAAGGTCTACGCGCCGGTCGCGGGCCGCGACGACATCCGGGTGCCGTTCCGCGAGATCGCGCTGACCGACCCGAAGGAGGCGCCGGTCCGCGTCTACGATCCCTCCGGGCCCTACACCGAGACGGACGCGCGGATCGACCTCGCCGCCGGCCTGCCGCAGGTGCGCGAGCCCTGGATCGCGGCGCGCGGCTACGCCACCGCCGAGGCCCGCGCCGTCAAGCCCGAGGACAACGGCTTCACCTCCGCCGACAAGCTGGTCGCCCCCTGCCCGGCCGAGCGCACGCTGCGCAAGGCCGCGCCCGGCCAGATGGTGACGCAGTACGAGTTCGCCCGCGCCGGGATCGTCACCGAGGAGATGATCTACGTCGCCCATCGTGAAAACCTCTGCCGCGAGCAGATGCTGGAGCGGGCCGAGGCCGCGCTGGCCGACGGCGAGAGCTTCGGCGCGGCGGTGCCGGCCTTCATCACCCCCGAATTCGTGCGCGACGAGATCGCCCGCGGCCGGGCGATCATTCCGGCCAACATCAACCACACCGAGCTGGAGCCGATGGCGATCGGCCGGAACTTCCTGGTCAAGATCAACGCCAATATCGGGAACTCGGCCGTCACCTCCTCGGCGGCGGAAGAGGTCGAGAAGCTGGTCTGGTCGATCCGCTGGGGCGCCGACACGGTGATGGACCTGTCGACGGGCCGCAACATCCACAACATCCGCTCGTGGATCGTGCGCAACTCCCCCGTGCCGATCGGCACCGTGCCGATCTACCAGGCGCTCGAGAAGGTCGGCGGCGACCCGCTCAAGCTCGACTGGGAGGTCTTCAAGGACACGCTGATCGAGCAGGCCGAGCAGGGCGTCGACTACTTCACGATCCACGCGGGCGTGCGCCTCGCCCACGTGCCGCTCACCGCGCGACGCGTCACCGGCATCGTCTCGCGCGGCGGCTCGATCATGGCGCGCTGGTGCCTCGCGGGCCACCGCGAATCGTTCCTCTACGAGCGCTTCGACGAGATCTGCGACATCATGCGGGCCTACGACGTCTCGTTCTCGCTGGGCGATGGGCTCCGCCCCGGCTCGATCGCCGACGCCAACGACGCCGCGCAGTTCGCCGAGCTGGAGACGCTCGGCGAGCTCACCAAGATCGCCTGGGACAAGGGCTGCCAGGTGATGATCGAGGGCCCCGGCCACGTGCCGATGCACAAGATCAAGGTGAACATGGAGAAGCAGCTGCGCGAGTGCGGCGAGGCGCCGTTCTACACGCTCGGCCCGCTGACCACCGATATCGCGCCGGGCTACGACCACATAACCTCCGGCATCGGCGCCGCGATGATCGGCTGGTTCGGCACCGCGATGCTCTGCTACGTCACGCCGAAGGAGCATCTCGGCCTGCCGAACCGCGACGACGTGAAGACCGGCGTCATCACCTACAAGATCGCCGCCCACGCCGCGGATCTGGCCAAGGGCCACCCGGCCGCGCAGCTGCGCGACGACGCGCTCTCGCGGGCCCGGTTCGACTTCCGCTGGGAGGACCAGTTCAACCTCTCGCTCGATCCCGACACGGCGCGCAGCTACCACGACGAGACCCTGCCGAAGGACGCCCACAAGGTCGCGCATTTCTGCTCGATGTGCGGGCCGAAATTCTGCTCGATGAAGATCACGCAGGACCTGCGCGCCGAGGTGCTGGCGATGGAGGAGGCGGGCGCGGTGATCCACACCGCACCCGTCATGTCCGAGGCCCAGCGCGAGGCCGGCATGAAGGCGAAGTCTGAGGAGTTCCTGGCCGAGGGCGGCAAGCTCTACGTCGACGCCGCCGAGTAG
- a CDS encoding flagellar protein: protein MIDALQSATGGMVAAQARFTEAAVQVARMRAGPSGTGQPIGTHLPAAAQIDLSQTARDLVASRAEFAANAAVARAADGATRRLLDVRA, encoded by the coding sequence ATGATCGATGCCCTCCAGAGCGCGACCGGCGGCATGGTCGCCGCCCAGGCCCGCTTCACGGAAGCCGCCGTGCAGGTGGCCCGCATGCGGGCCGGCCCCTCGGGAACCGGACAGCCGATCGGGACGCATCTGCCCGCCGCCGCGCAGATCGACCTCTCGCAGACGGCGCGCGACCTCGTCGCGTCGCGCGCGGAGTTCGCCGCGAACGCCGCTGTCGCCCGCGCCGCGGACGGCGCGACGCGGCGCCTGCTCGACGTGCGGGCCTGA
- a CDS encoding DUF1522 domain-containing protein, which translates to MSNITLSSATRQNLLVAQDTAALLSTTQNRLATGKKVNSALDSPSSFFTAQGLDNRAGDLSNILDSISNGVQVIQAANTGITSLQKLVDNAKSVANQALQATIGYSTKSNVSTTITGATASDLRGTTSYLSAQATSNVLYDGTAANGAAVSGTTKLGAAGTMTGGTITGATGATVLNTGGAAAGFGDGDTLTVNGKTITFSKTAAPTTSTVPTGYGFIASSNVATDGNGNSTVYLGANGNVATISDLLSAVDLASGVSSASISAGAATVATATGETASNVASAKIVLNSATGADLQISGKADQLKALGLTSSTGSGTATVSVTRTTAAGSLGTLLQDGSTLNVNGKTISFKNAAVPAAANVASGSGKNGNIVTDGNGNSTVYLQGGTVADVLTAIDLATGTQTTTNASGSATLKTATGATNSSVATNGSLKISTGTLADLNITGSGNALSALGLSGNAGTDTSFTAARTSTPGGLSGKTLTFGSLNSGTAVNVTFGDGTNGTVKTLDDLNTKLALNNMQASLDASGKLTISTTNDYASSTIGSAADGGTIGGTAATLFSTAQAPVADVNSQNTRKSLLSQFNQILDNIKSTAQDASFNGVNLLNGDTLKLTLNEKGSSTMNLIGVTFDPAGLGLTRLGQNGLNEFEDISSTNKVITSLTQASSALRSQASTFGSNLSVVQNRQDFNKQIINVLQTGSSKLTDADLNEEAANSQALSTRQSLTVSALSLANQAQQSVLQLLR; encoded by the coding sequence ATGTCCAACATCACTCTCTCGTCTGCCACGCGGCAGAACCTGCTCGTGGCCCAGGATACGGCCGCCCTTCTGTCGACCACGCAGAACCGCCTCGCGACCGGCAAGAAGGTCAACTCCGCCCTCGACAGCCCGAGCTCGTTCTTCACGGCCCAGGGCCTCGACAACCGCGCGGGCGACCTCTCGAACATCCTCGACTCGATCTCGAACGGCGTGCAGGTGATCCAGGCCGCCAACACCGGCATCACCTCGCTGCAGAAGCTCGTCGACAACGCCAAGTCGGTCGCCAACCAGGCGCTGCAGGCGACGATCGGCTACTCGACCAAGTCGAACGTCTCGACCACGATCACCGGCGCAACGGCTTCGGATTTGCGCGGGACGACGTCGTATCTGAGTGCTCAGGCGACCAGCAACGTGCTGTACGACGGTACGGCTGCCAACGGCGCGGCGGTGTCCGGCACGACGAAGCTCGGTGCGGCCGGAACGATGACGGGCGGCACGATCACCGGCGCAACGGGCGCCACCGTGCTGAATACGGGCGGTGCTGCCGCCGGCTTCGGCGACGGAGACACCCTGACCGTAAACGGCAAGACCATCACGTTCTCGAAGACCGCCGCCCCAACCACCAGCACGGTCCCGACCGGCTACGGCTTCATCGCCAGTTCGAACGTCGCGACCGACGGCAACGGTAATTCGACCGTCTATCTCGGCGCCAACGGCAACGTCGCCACAATCAGCGACCTGCTGAGTGCGGTCGATCTCGCGAGCGGGGTCTCGTCCGCCTCGATCTCGGCCGGCGCCGCTACGGTCGCCACGGCCACCGGCGAGACGGCCTCCAACGTTGCCTCAGCCAAGATCGTCCTCAACTCTGCCACCGGTGCCGACCTCCAGATCAGCGGCAAGGCCGACCAGCTCAAGGCCCTCGGCCTCACGTCCTCGACGGGCTCCGGCACGGCCACGGTCTCGGTCACGCGCACGACGGCGGCCGGCTCCCTGGGCACCCTGCTTCAGGATGGCTCGACGCTGAACGTCAACGGCAAGACCATCAGCTTCAAGAACGCCGCCGTTCCCGCGGCCGCGAACGTCGCGAGCGGGTCCGGCAAGAACGGCAACATCGTAACCGACGGCAACGGCAACTCGACTGTCTACCTCCAGGGCGGTACGGTCGCCGACGTCCTCACCGCGATCGACCTTGCGACCGGCACCCAGACCACGACCAACGCGAGCGGATCGGCCACGCTGAAGACGGCGACCGGCGCGACCAACTCGTCGGTCGCGACCAACGGGTCCTTGAAAATCAGCACGGGCACGCTCGCGGACCTCAACATCACGGGGTCCGGTAACGCCCTGTCCGCGCTGGGCCTGAGCGGCAATGCAGGCACCGATACGAGCTTCACCGCAGCCCGCACATCGACCCCCGGCGGTCTCTCGGGCAAGACGCTGACCTTCGGGTCGCTGAACAGCGGCACCGCGGTCAACGTCACCTTCGGCGACGGTACCAACGGCACGGTCAAGACGCTCGATGACCTCAACACGAAGCTCGCCCTGAACAACATGCAGGCTTCGCTGGACGCCAGCGGCAAGCTGACGATCTCGACGACGAACGACTACGCCTCGTCGACGATTGGCAGCGCGGCCGACGGCGGCACCATCGGTGGCACGGCGGCGACGTTGTTCTCGACCGCGCAGGCCCCGGTTGCGGACGTGAACTCGCAGAACACCCGCAAGTCGCTGCTCTCGCAGTTCAACCAGATCTTGGACAACATCAAGTCCACGGCTCAGGACGCCTCGTTCAACGGCGTCAACCTGCTGAACGGCGACACGCTGAAGCTGACGCTGAACGAGAAGGGCTCATCGACGATGAACCTGATCGGCGTCACCTTCGATCCGGCGGGTCTCGGCCTGACTCGGCTCGGACAGAACGGCCTGAACGAGTTCGAGGACATCTCCTCGACCAACAAGGTGATCACGTCGCTGACGCAGGCCTCCTCGGCCCTCCGCTCCCAGGCCTCGACCTTCGGCTCGAACCTGTCGGTGGTGCAGAACCGGCAGGACTTCAACAAGCAGATCATCAACGTCCTGCAGACCGGCTCGTCGAAGCTCACCGACGCGGACCTCAACGAGGAGGCGGCCAACTCGCAGGCCCTCTCGACCCGCCAGTCGCTGACCGTCTCGGCGCTCTCGCTCGCCAACCAGGCCCAGCAGAGCGTGCTGCAGCTCCTGCGCTAA
- a CDS encoding metallophosphoesterase family protein, whose protein sequence is MTVFFTSDTHFGDPRVLRLDRRPFPDLPAHDDALVAAWNARVGPEDEVWHLGDFALGPSEARICEILADLRGIKRLISGNNDGPETLAAPGWAWVGAYAEITVEARRLVLCHYAFRTWNGIGRGALNLHGHSHGQLKPIPRQYDVGVDAQGFVPVTLAELLVSRRRGAKHPAEPSA, encoded by the coding sequence ATGACCGTCTTCTTCACCAGCGACACACATTTCGGGGATCCGCGGGTGCTGCGGCTCGATCGCCGGCCGTTCCCGGACCTGCCGGCGCACGACGATGCCCTGGTCGCCGCCTGGAACGCCCGCGTCGGGCCCGAGGATGAGGTCTGGCATCTGGGCGACTTCGCGCTCGGCCCGAGCGAAGCGCGCATCTGCGAGATCCTGGCCGACCTGCGGGGGATCAAGCGGCTGATCAGCGGCAACAACGATGGCCCCGAGACGCTGGCGGCGCCGGGCTGGGCCTGGGTCGGGGCCTATGCCGAGATCACGGTCGAGGCACGCCGCCTCGTCCTGTGCCACTACGCGTTCAGGACCTGGAACGGCATCGGGCGCGGCGCGCTCAACCTGCACGGCCACTCGCACGGGCAGCTCAAGCCGATCCCCAGGCAGTACGACGTGGGTGTGGATGCCCAAGGCTTCGTCCCGGTCACCCTCGCCGAACTCCTGGTCTCGCGCCGCCGCGGTGCGAAACACCCCGCGGAACCATCGGCTTAG
- a CDS encoding PilZ domain-containing protein produces the protein MAAPSPALRPLAEPAERRASPRARIDESGLIAVDEHTSLPCLIYDLSEHGVRLVSLDATCVPEVFLLAATRFPEPRVCRAVWRGAEEIGARFVVP, from the coding sequence GTGGCCGCCCCGAGCCCCGCGCTGCGCCCCCTGGCGGAGCCCGCCGAGCGCCGCGCCTCACCCCGCGCGCGCATCGACGAGAGCGGATTGATCGCCGTGGACGAGCACACCTCCCTGCCCTGCCTGATCTACGACCTCTCCGAGCACGGCGTGCGGCTGGTCTCGCTCGACGCCACCTGCGTACCGGAGGTCTTCCTGCTGGCCGCGACGCGCTTCCCCGAGCCGCGGGTCTGCCGGGCGGTGTGGCGCGGCGCCGAGGAGATCGGTGCCCGGTTCGTCGTGCCCTGA
- the flaF gene encoding flagellar biosynthesis regulator FlaF — MSYAANAYARTAQVALNPREAEAAVLMKAARQLQAVRDDWDNQADGLNAVLTFNQKVWTILATAATDADSPLPPDLQQNVANLAAFVFRRILDTMVDPSREKLDALIAINQNLSSGLQGR, encoded by the coding sequence ATGAGCTACGCCGCCAACGCCTATGCCAGAACCGCGCAGGTCGCGCTCAACCCGCGGGAGGCGGAGGCCGCCGTGCTGATGAAGGCCGCCCGCCAGCTCCAGGCGGTGCGCGACGACTGGGACAACCAGGCGGACGGGCTCAACGCGGTGCTCACCTTCAACCAGAAGGTCTGGACGATCCTGGCGACCGCCGCGACGGACGCCGACAGCCCGCTGCCGCCCGACCTGCAGCAGAACGTGGCCAACCTCGCGGCCTTCGTGTTCCGCCGGATCCTCGACACTATGGTCGATCCCTCGCGCGAGAAGCTCGACGCGCTGATCGCCATCAACCAGAACCTCTCGTCCGGCCTGCAGGGGCGCTGA
- a CDS encoding flagellar biosynthesis repressor FlbT → MPLRIELKPFERLIINGAAIRNGERRAAFLIETSCKFLRESEIITESEADTPCKRLHLTLTVIYLTEEPTGPLALFYAQAAELVRQAPGTAPYLAAIQEELEAGRHHAAIKRARDLVAYERAGLERAAEPASG, encoded by the coding sequence ATGCCCCTGCGCATCGAACTGAAGCCGTTCGAGCGGCTGATCATCAACGGGGCGGCGATCCGCAACGGTGAGCGCCGCGCGGCCTTCCTGATCGAGACGAGCTGCAAGTTCCTGCGCGAGAGCGAGATCATCACCGAGAGCGAGGCGGACACGCCCTGCAAGCGCCTGCACCTGACGCTGACGGTGATCTACCTCACGGAGGAGCCGACCGGGCCGCTGGCCCTGTTCTACGCGCAGGCCGCCGAACTCGTCCGGCAGGCGCCCGGCACCGCCCCCTACCTGGCGGCGATCCAAGAGGAGCTTGAGGCGGGCCGGCACCACGCCGCGATCAAGCGCGCCCGCGACCTCGTGGCCTACGAGCGCGCCGGGCTGGAGCGCGCCGCCGAGCCGGCCTCCGGCTGA
- a CDS encoding metallophosphoesterase, translated as MPVYITADLHLGHEACLSYCARPFRSIAEHDRALVDRWNNRITDVDDVYVLGDFSIGLSARELRRVFGELRGRKHLVVGNHDGAKTLALPWASPPRDILRVTLERTQLFLSHYPTRSWPGMHAGTLHLYGHTHGAIQDTRHSCDIGVDRWAYRPVTLREIREHLATHAGPLEEEIATADERTLRRLAA; from the coding sequence ATGCCCGTCTACATCACCGCCGACCTGCACCTCGGCCATGAGGCGTGCCTGTCCTACTGCGCCCGTCCCTTCCGCTCGATCGCCGAGCACGACAGGGCGCTCGTCGACCGGTGGAACAATCGGATCACCGACGTCGACGACGTCTACGTGCTCGGCGACTTCAGCATCGGGCTGTCGGCCCGGGAGCTCCGCCGCGTCTTCGGCGAGCTACGGGGGCGCAAGCACCTCGTCGTCGGCAACCATGACGGCGCGAAGACCCTGGCCCTGCCGTGGGCGAGCCCGCCCCGGGACATCCTGCGCGTCACCCTGGAGCGGACGCAGCTCTTCCTGAGCCACTACCCGACCCGGTCGTGGCCCGGCATGCACGCCGGCACCCTCCACCTCTACGGCCACACTCACGGCGCCATCCAAGATACGCGGCATTCCTGCGACATCGGGGTTGACCGGTGGGCGTACCGGCCGGTCACCCTGCGCGAGATCCGGGAGCACCTCGCGACGCATGCCGGCCCCCTAGAGGAGGAGATCGCCACCGCCGACGAGCGCACTCTCCGGAGGCTCGCGGCGTGA
- a CDS encoding restriction endonuclease codes for MGRRERRWRDDDPATHGPLAAAPVMCPLCDRQIPPGARSSLHHLTPKLKGGTHRGTVRLHQICHSAIHARYSEAEIARRLADVEALRADPEIARFLAWVRTKPDDFHAATRTTRERRGAHRDR; via the coding sequence TTGGGCAGGCGGGAGCGCAGGTGGCGCGACGACGACCCGGCAACGCACGGGCCGCTCGCGGCCGCGCCGGTAATGTGCCCGCTCTGCGACCGGCAGATCCCACCGGGCGCCCGTTCCAGCCTGCATCATCTCACGCCGAAGCTGAAGGGCGGCACGCACCGGGGCACGGTGCGGCTGCACCAGATCTGCCACTCGGCGATCCACGCCCGCTACAGCGAGGCCGAGATCGCCCGCCGGCTCGCCGACGTCGAGGCCCTGCGGGCGGATCCGGAGATCGCCCGCTTCCTCGCCTGGGTCCGCACCAAGCCCGACGACTTCCACGCCGCCACGAGGACGACCCGCGAGCGCCGCGGCGCGCACCGGGACCGTTAG
- a CDS encoding transglycosylase domain-containing protein — MANGRGRDRSEPNFDVPEGRVAAPGTLDLRLSRQDRAGGGVAASGRDGGAKRKSGGSGAPKRGPAHSPVRKPKKRRGSLLGRLVYGCVVLGLWAVIGVAGLVAYHASQLPPIDQLAVPKRPPNIAILASDGSLLANRGETGGRVVSIKELPPYLPRAFVAIEDRRFYSHFGVDPVGIARAVAQNLTRRGVAQGGSTLTQQLAKNLFLTPERSASRKIQEAILALWLEHKYSKDEILELYLNRVYFGAGAYGVEAAAQRYFGKPAKGVSLAEAAMLGGLVQAPSRLAPNRNLPAAQARAAQVLAAMQELGFVPAQDVKVALAQPAKPAGSRGGGSANYVADLVMDVLDDFVGKFESDIVVQTTVDTSLQATAERALVDELNKQGTRYNVHQGALVSMKPDGAIRALIGGRDYAQSQFNRATTARRQPGSSFKPFVYLAAVERGATPDSVREDAPIKIGNWQPENYSHRYEGAVTLRSALAQSLNTVAVRLGQEVGPKAVVQTAQRLGISSPLQANGSIALGTSEVTPLEMVGAYGAFANGGTGVIPYVIATVKAADGKVLYRRGEGGLGRVIDPNAVGMMNAMMHETFVSGTARKGDIAGWDLAGKTGTSQDFRDAWFIGYSGSLVTGVWLGNDDGEPTKKASGGNLPVEIWKTYMSVALKGQTPVPLPGMNRWRRAPEAATTASVATAGGPEEILGQIFGTNPQPAQPQPRRRQAQPQDDRNFFEKLFGVGE; from the coding sequence ATGGCGAACGGACGCGGACGGGACCGGAGCGAGCCGAACTTCGACGTGCCGGAAGGCCGCGTCGCGGCGCCCGGCACCCTCGACCTGCGCCTGTCCCGCCAGGATCGGGCGGGAGGCGGCGTGGCGGCATCGGGACGGGACGGCGGCGCCAAGCGCAAGTCCGGCGGCAGCGGCGCGCCCAAGCGCGGCCCGGCCCACAGTCCGGTGCGCAAACCGAAGAAGCGGCGCGGCTCGCTCCTCGGGCGGCTCGTCTACGGCTGCGTCGTCCTCGGGCTCTGGGCCGTCATCGGGGTGGCTGGCCTCGTCGCCTACCACGCCTCGCAACTGCCCCCGATCGATCAGCTCGCCGTGCCGAAGCGGCCGCCGAACATCGCCATCCTGGCGAGCGACGGCTCGCTCCTGGCCAATCGCGGCGAGACCGGCGGGCGCGTCGTCTCGATCAAGGAATTGCCGCCCTACCTGCCGCGCGCCTTCGTGGCGATCGAGGACCGGCGCTTCTACTCCCATTTCGGCGTCGATCCGGTCGGCATCGCCCGCGCGGTGGCGCAGAACCTGACCCGGCGCGGCGTGGCGCAGGGCGGCTCGACGCTGACCCAGCAGCTCGCCAAGAACCTGTTCCTGACGCCGGAGCGCTCGGCCTCGCGCAAGATCCAGGAGGCGATCCTGGCGCTGTGGCTGGAGCACAAATACTCCAAGGACGAGATCCTCGAACTCTACCTGAACCGGGTCTATTTCGGTGCCGGCGCCTACGGCGTCGAGGCGGCGGCGCAGCGCTATTTCGGCAAGCCCGCCAAGGGCGTGAGCCTGGCGGAAGCCGCGATGCTCGGCGGCCTCGTCCAGGCGCCGTCCCGGCTCGCCCCGAACCGCAACCTGCCCGCGGCACAGGCGCGCGCCGCCCAGGTGCTCGCCGCGATGCAGGAGCTCGGCTTCGTGCCGGCCCAGGACGTGAAGGTGGCGCTGGCGCAACCCGCCAAGCCCGCGGGCAGCCGGGGCGGCGGCTCGGCCAACTACGTCGCCGACCTCGTGATGGACGTGCTCGACGATTTCGTCGGCAAGTTCGAGAGCGACATCGTGGTCCAGACCACCGTCGATACCAGCCTCCAGGCCACCGCCGAGCGGGCGCTGGTGGACGAGCTGAACAAGCAGGGCACCCGCTACAACGTCCACCAGGGCGCGCTGGTCTCGATGAAGCCGGACGGCGCGATCCGGGCGCTGATCGGCGGGCGCGACTACGCCCAGAGCCAGTTCAACCGGGCCACGACGGCGCGGCGCCAGCCCGGCTCCTCGTTCAAGCCCTTCGTCTACCTCGCGGCGGTCGAGCGCGGCGCCACGCCCGACAGCGTGCGCGAGGACGCCCCGATCAAGATCGGCAACTGGCAGCCGGAGAACTACTCGCACCGCTACGAGGGGGCGGTCACGCTCCGCAGCGCGCTCGCCCAGTCCCTCAACACGGTCGCGGTGCGCCTCGGCCAGGAGGTCGGCCCGAAGGCCGTGGTGCAGACGGCCCAGCGGCTCGGCATCTCCTCGCCCCTCCAGGCCAACGGCTCGATCGCGCTCGGCACCTCCGAGGTGACGCCGCTGGAGATGGTCGGCGCCTACGGCGCCTTCGCCAACGGCGGCACCGGCGTGATCCCCTACGTGATCGCCACGGTGAAGGCTGCTGACGGCAAGGTGCTGTACCGGCGGGGCGAGGGCGGGCTCGGCCGGGTCATCGACCCGAACGCCGTCGGCATGATGAACGCGATGATGCACGAGACCTTCGTGTCGGGCACGGCGCGCAAAGGCGACATCGCGGGCTGGGATCTGGCCGGCAAGACCGGCACCAGCCAGGACTTTCGCGACGCGTGGTTCATCGGCTACTCGGGCAGCCTCGTCACGGGCGTGTGGCTCGGCAACGACGACGGCGAGCCGACGAAGAAGGCCTCGGGCGGCAACCTGCCGGTCGAGATCTGGAAAACCTACATGAGCGTGGCGCTGAAAGGCCAGACGCCCGTGCCACTGCCCGGCATGAACCGCTGGCGCCGGGCGCCGGAGGCGGCGACCACGGCCTCCGTGGCGACGGCGGGCGGCCCGGAGGAGATCCTCGGCCAGATCTTCGGCACCAACCCGCAGCCGGCCCAGCCACAACCCCGCCGCCGTCAGGCCCAGCCCCAGGACGACCGCAACTTCTTCGAGAAGCTGTTCGGCGTCGGAGAGTAA
- a CDS encoding alpha/beta hydrolase: MRILIILSAAAVVLCAGLVGILALAQRRLIYPGAYQDVASVGERAAPAGTEAITVGTADGERLHALWRAPRPGCGVVVSFHGNASMPEFHAERFAADPWRAAGWGVLAPAYRGYPGSTGAPSEEGLIADGLAAVAEARARAPGAPVLLHGHSLGAAVAVAVAARLPPAGAPAGLYLEAPFDSLVSAARVHFPAAPGWLLRDTYRSDARIAGLRGPILIVHGTDDPVVPERLGRRLAEAGKARFEALPGDHVSILGARDKEAVALFGGARACPDAAAAEVR, encoded by the coding sequence ATGCGCATCCTCATCATCCTGTCCGCCGCCGCGGTCGTGCTCTGCGCAGGGTTGGTCGGCATTCTGGCCCTGGCGCAGCGGCGGCTGATCTACCCCGGCGCCTATCAGGACGTTGCCTCCGTGGGCGAGCGGGCCGCGCCCGCGGGAACCGAAGCGATCACCGTCGGGACGGCGGACGGGGAGCGCCTCCATGCCCTGTGGCGGGCGCCGCGCCCGGGCTGCGGCGTGGTGGTGAGCTTCCACGGCAACGCCTCGATGCCGGAATTCCACGCCGAGCGCTTCGCCGCCGATCCCTGGCGTGCGGCCGGTTGGGGCGTGCTGGCCCCGGCCTATCGCGGCTATCCGGGCTCGACCGGCGCGCCCTCCGAGGAGGGGCTGATCGCGGACGGGCTCGCCGCCGTCGCGGAGGCCCGCGCGCGGGCGCCCGGCGCGCCCGTCCTGCTCCACGGCCACTCGCTCGGGGCGGCCGTCGCGGTAGCGGTGGCGGCGCGCCTGCCTCCGGCCGGAGCGCCGGCCGGCCTCTACCTGGAGGCGCCGTTCGACTCCCTGGTCTCGGCGGCGCGCGTGCATTTTCCCGCCGCGCCGGGCTGGCTCCTGCGCGACACCTACCGGTCGGATGCGCGCATCGCGGGACTCCGCGGCCCGATCCTGATCGTGCACGGCACGGACGACCCGGTCGTGCCGGAGCGCCTCGGCCGCCGGCTGGCGGAGGCCGGCAAGGCTCGCTTCGAAGCACTGCCGGGCGACCATGTCAGCATCCTGGGCGCGCGGGACAAGGAGGCCGTAGCCCTGTTCGGGGGCGCCCGCGCGTGTCCCGATGCCGCGGCGGCCGAGGTGCGCTGA